In Phlebotomus papatasi isolate M1 chromosome 1, Ppap_2.1, whole genome shotgun sequence, the following proteins share a genomic window:
- the LOC129800052 gene encoding chloride channel protein 2 isoform X4 — protein MQKMKREDLNCSNDDGNRRTKQETSGGNPLQELLGHRDSRCFKIMSWIWCHSVSRMGEDWIFLALLGIIMALISYVMDKGISMCTNARIWLYRDLTSQPIAQYFAWISLPIALILFSAGFVHLIAPQSIGSGIPEMKTILRGVALKEYLTFKTLVAKVIGLTATLGSGLPLGKEGPFVHIASIVAQLLSKLVTSFHGIYENESRNSEMLAAACAVGVGACFAAPVGGVLFSIEVTTTYFAVRNYWRGFFAAVCGATVFRLLAVWFQKADTVTAMFPTNFTMDFPFDPQELFVFALIGVVCGLTGALHVWVHRKYVLFMRSNKRINKFLQKNRFLYPGLVTLMVCSISFPLLSGQFIAGELSTHDQVVQLFTNFTWTKPELTVEQAAIVKYWTTPYTNVFVSLACYTIFTSIFSIIASTIPVPSGIFIPVFKIGAAMGRLVGEAMHLWFPNGVRYGGKLSPIIPGGYAVVGAAGFAGAVTHTVSVGVIVFEMTGQITHLVPVMIAALISNAIAALLQPSIYDSIILIKKLPYLPDLLPSSSGMYSIYVENFMIRDVKYIWQGISYQQLKEVLKANKTMRGFPLVDDPDNMILLGSVQRYELIKMIDKHIGRDKRLQVAAKWQKEAQERAREEQERIKREESDRQRRPSRFEVMPAPDILTLRQIANNEMLPPQAKKVQALNNPVLGSQPKKSILKKTNSFNLKGFSPLSPHSPVATPYSTITGNESRIRSAFEIIFRKSATLQDVQPDPEVGSLGSPSSLGPDSAPLSPSISKKVQLPRERVIDMSPEDQKIWELEEMAKPIDLTGANVHIDPAPFQLVERTSLLKVHSLFSMVGINHAYVTKIGKLVGVVGLKELRQAIEEVNSGTTPSKPPQEEELVSVPVTPLTPQEEPLLQKSNVNVNNTVSSMDSALSNSDNCSDIELDNIGNSGAKKRAD, from the exons TGGTGGGAATCCATTGCAGGAACTCCTTGGACACCGTGACAGTCGCTGCTTCAAGATCATGTCATGGATTTGGTGTCATTCCGTGTCTCGGATGGGCGAGGACTGGATATTTCTGGCACTACTGGGTATCATAATGGCTCTAATCTCA TATGTGATGGACAAAGGAATTTCAATGTGTACAAATGCGCGCATTTGGCTCTATCGCGATCTCACGTCTCAGCCAATTGCCCAGTATTTTGCCTGGATCTCCCTTCCGATTGCCCTAATCCTCTTCTCTGCCGGCTTCGTGCACCTCATTGCACCACAGAGCATCGGATCCGGCATTCCTGAGATGAAAACCATCCTGCGTGGCGTTGCACTAAAGGAATACCTCACGTTCAAGACACTAGTGGCCAAGGTGATAGGACTCACAGCCACACTGGGCAGTGGACTACCACTGGGGAAGGAAGGTCCCTTTGTCCATATTGCCAGTATTGTTGCACAGCTCCTCAGCAAATTAGTCACATCCTTCCATGGCATTTACGAGAACGAATCGAGGAACTCTGAGATGCTAGCTGCAGCCTGTGCTGTTGGTGTGGGAGCCTGTTTTGCAGCTCCGGTTGGAG GTGTTCTTTTCAGTATTGAAGTAACAACGACGTACTTTGCCGTGAGAAACTACTGGAGAGGCTTCTTTGCTGCAGTCTGTGGTGCTACAGTGTTCCGGTTACTAGCTGTGTGGTTCCAAAAGGCGGACACAGTCACAGCTATGTTTCCCACAAACTTTACCATGGACTTCCCCTTTGATCCACAAGAGCTCTTCGTGTTTGCACTTATTGG GGTGGTCTGTGGTTTGACAGGAGCCCTGCATGTTTGGGTGCACAGGAAGTATGTCCTGTTTATGCGGTCCAATAAGCGGATCAACAAATTCCTCCAAAAAAA TCGGTTCCTCTATCCTGGACTTGTGACACTGATGGTGTGTTCCATCTCCTTTCCACTCCTATCGGGTCAGTTTATTGCTGGAGAATTGAGTACACACGATCAGGTAGTGCAGCTCTTCACGAACTTCACGTGGACTAAGCCAGAACTCACTGTAGAACAGGCTGCTATTGTAAAGTACTGGACAACACCCTACACCAATGTCTTCGTTAGTTTAGCTTGCTATACAATTTTCACG TCTATCTTCTCCATTATTGCATCAACCATACCAGTACCTTCGGGCATCTTCATCCCAGTATTTAAGATTGGTGCTGCCATGGGACGTCTGGTAGGGGAAGCTATGCACCTGTGGTTCCCCAATGGTGTCCGCTACGGAGGAAAACTCTCTCCCATTATACCTGGAGGCTATGCTGTTGTTGGTGCTGCTGGATTTGCTGGTGCTGTTACTCATACTGTTTCCGTGGGAGTGATTGTCTTCGAGATGACCGGACAGATCACACATTTGGTGCCTGTGATGATAGCCGCGTTGATATCCAATGCCATCGCAGCTCTGCTTCAACCGTCTATATACGACAGTATCATCCTGATTAAGAAGTTACCCTACCTCCCAGATCTGTTGCCTTCTAGCTCAGGGATGTACAGCATCTACGTGGAAAACTTCATGATACGAGATGTGAAGTACATCTGGCAGGGAATCTCGTACCAGCAACTGAAGGAGGTACTAAAAGCCAATAAAACAATGAGAGGCTTTCCCCTGGTGGATGACCCGGACAATATGATCCTGCTGGGGTCTGTGCAGCGCTATGAACTGATAAAGATGATTGATAAGCACATAGGCCGAGATAAAAGGCTTCAAGTGGCAGCCAAATGGCAGAAAGAGGCTCAGGAAAGGGCTAGAGAGGAGCAGGAGCGTATAAAGCGGGAAGAGAGTGATCGTCAGAGGCGTCCTTCACGCTTCGAAGTGATGCCAGCACCAGATATTCTCACCCTTCGGCAAATTGCAAACAATGAAATGCTTCCGCCGCAGGCAAAGAAAGTACAGGCTCTAAATAATCCCGTCCTGGGTTCTCAGCCCAAGAAATCCATTCTCAAGAAGACCAATTCCTTCAATCTCAAGGGATTCTCTCCACTGTCCCCACACAGCCCAGTCGCTACACCCTATTCCACAATCACCGGAAATGAGAGTCGCATCAGATCGGCCTTTGAGATCATCTTCAGGAAATCAGCTACACTGCAAGACGTTCAACCTGATCCGGAAGTTGGATCTCTGGGATCTCCATCGAGTCTTGGTCCGGATTCGGCTCCACTGAGCCCTAGTATCTCGAAGAAGGTACAACTGCCCAGGGAGAGGGTGATTGATATGTCACCGGAAGATCAGAAGATCTGGGAATTGGAGGAAATGGCTAAGCCAATTGATCTCACGGGTGCAAATGTACACATTGATCCTGCACCCTTTCAGCTCGTGGAGCGTACCTCACTCCTCAAGGTTCACTCACTATTCTCCATGGTGGGTATCAATCACGCTTACGTCACGAAGATCGGGAAGCTCGTAGGCGTCGTGGGACTCAAGGAG CTGCGACAAGCAATTGAGGAGGTCAACAGTGGAACAACTCCGTCAAAACCTCCGCAGGAAGAGGAGCTCGTATCAGTACCAGTGACCCCTCTGACGCCCCAAGAGGAGCCCCTGTTGCAGAAAAGCAATGTAAATGTCAACAATACAGTCTCCTCCATGGATTCTGCCCTCTCCAATTCCGACAATTGCTCAGACATCGAACTGGACAACATTGGGAATAGTGGTGCTAAAAAGAGGGCAGACTGA
- the LOC129800052 gene encoding chloride channel protein 2 isoform X3 produces MALLKSKDGKDDPDLAAQILKMDSPLPLKLSGQDTGWGYQNTLMYGRYTKDLGEYAKDEARRLKLLERRRKQEDKARNKELLGHRDSRCFKIMSWIWCHSVSRMGEDWIFLALLGIIMALISYVMDKGISMCTNARIWLYRDLTSQPIAQYFAWISLPIALILFSAGFVHLIAPQSIGSGIPEMKTILRGVALKEYLTFKTLVAKVIGLTATLGSGLPLGKEGPFVHIASIVAQLLSKLVTSFHGIYENESRNSEMLAAACAVGVGACFAAPVGGVLFSIEVTTTYFAVRNYWRGFFAAVCGATVFRLLAVWFQKADTVTAMFPTNFTMDFPFDPQELFVFALIGVVCGLTGALHVWVHRKYVLFMRSNKRINKFLQKNRFLYPGLVTLMVCSISFPLLSGQFIAGELSTHDQVVQLFTNFTWTKPELTVEQAAIVKYWTTPYTNVFVSLACYTIFTSIFSIIASTIPVPSGIFIPVFKIGAAMGRLVGEAMHLWFPNGVRYGGKLSPIIPGGYAVVGAAGFAGAVTHTVSVGVIVFEMTGQITHLVPVMIAALISNAIAALLQPSIYDSIILIKKLPYLPDLLPSSSGMYSIYVENFMIRDVKYIWQGISYQQLKEVLKANKTMRGFPLVDDPDNMILLGSVQRYELIKMIDKHIGRDKRLQVAAKWQKEAQERAREEQERIKREESDRQRRPSRFEVMPAPDILTLRQIANNEMLPPQAKKVQALNNPVLGSQPKKSILKKTNSFNLKGFSPLSPHSPVATPYSTITGNESRIRSAFEIIFRKSATLQDVQPDPEVGSLGSPSSLGPDSAPLSPSISKKVQLPRERVIDMSPEDQKIWELEEMAKPIDLTGANVHIDPAPFQLVERTSLLKVHSLFSMVGINHAYVTKIGKLVGVVGLKELRQAIEEVNSGTTPSKPPQEEELVSVPVTPLTPQEEPLLQKSNVNVNNTVSSMDSALSNSDNCSDIELDNIGNSGAKKRAD; encoded by the exons GAACTCCTTGGACACCGTGACAGTCGCTGCTTCAAGATCATGTCATGGATTTGGTGTCATTCCGTGTCTCGGATGGGCGAGGACTGGATATTTCTGGCACTACTGGGTATCATAATGGCTCTAATCTCA TATGTGATGGACAAAGGAATTTCAATGTGTACAAATGCGCGCATTTGGCTCTATCGCGATCTCACGTCTCAGCCAATTGCCCAGTATTTTGCCTGGATCTCCCTTCCGATTGCCCTAATCCTCTTCTCTGCCGGCTTCGTGCACCTCATTGCACCACAGAGCATCGGATCCGGCATTCCTGAGATGAAAACCATCCTGCGTGGCGTTGCACTAAAGGAATACCTCACGTTCAAGACACTAGTGGCCAAGGTGATAGGACTCACAGCCACACTGGGCAGTGGACTACCACTGGGGAAGGAAGGTCCCTTTGTCCATATTGCCAGTATTGTTGCACAGCTCCTCAGCAAATTAGTCACATCCTTCCATGGCATTTACGAGAACGAATCGAGGAACTCTGAGATGCTAGCTGCAGCCTGTGCTGTTGGTGTGGGAGCCTGTTTTGCAGCTCCGGTTGGAG GTGTTCTTTTCAGTATTGAAGTAACAACGACGTACTTTGCCGTGAGAAACTACTGGAGAGGCTTCTTTGCTGCAGTCTGTGGTGCTACAGTGTTCCGGTTACTAGCTGTGTGGTTCCAAAAGGCGGACACAGTCACAGCTATGTTTCCCACAAACTTTACCATGGACTTCCCCTTTGATCCACAAGAGCTCTTCGTGTTTGCACTTATTGG GGTGGTCTGTGGTTTGACAGGAGCCCTGCATGTTTGGGTGCACAGGAAGTATGTCCTGTTTATGCGGTCCAATAAGCGGATCAACAAATTCCTCCAAAAAAA TCGGTTCCTCTATCCTGGACTTGTGACACTGATGGTGTGTTCCATCTCCTTTCCACTCCTATCGGGTCAGTTTATTGCTGGAGAATTGAGTACACACGATCAGGTAGTGCAGCTCTTCACGAACTTCACGTGGACTAAGCCAGAACTCACTGTAGAACAGGCTGCTATTGTAAAGTACTGGACAACACCCTACACCAATGTCTTCGTTAGTTTAGCTTGCTATACAATTTTCACG TCTATCTTCTCCATTATTGCATCAACCATACCAGTACCTTCGGGCATCTTCATCCCAGTATTTAAGATTGGTGCTGCCATGGGACGTCTGGTAGGGGAAGCTATGCACCTGTGGTTCCCCAATGGTGTCCGCTACGGAGGAAAACTCTCTCCCATTATACCTGGAGGCTATGCTGTTGTTGGTGCTGCTGGATTTGCTGGTGCTGTTACTCATACTGTTTCCGTGGGAGTGATTGTCTTCGAGATGACCGGACAGATCACACATTTGGTGCCTGTGATGATAGCCGCGTTGATATCCAATGCCATCGCAGCTCTGCTTCAACCGTCTATATACGACAGTATCATCCTGATTAAGAAGTTACCCTACCTCCCAGATCTGTTGCCTTCTAGCTCAGGGATGTACAGCATCTACGTGGAAAACTTCATGATACGAGATGTGAAGTACATCTGGCAGGGAATCTCGTACCAGCAACTGAAGGAGGTACTAAAAGCCAATAAAACAATGAGAGGCTTTCCCCTGGTGGATGACCCGGACAATATGATCCTGCTGGGGTCTGTGCAGCGCTATGAACTGATAAAGATGATTGATAAGCACATAGGCCGAGATAAAAGGCTTCAAGTGGCAGCCAAATGGCAGAAAGAGGCTCAGGAAAGGGCTAGAGAGGAGCAGGAGCGTATAAAGCGGGAAGAGAGTGATCGTCAGAGGCGTCCTTCACGCTTCGAAGTGATGCCAGCACCAGATATTCTCACCCTTCGGCAAATTGCAAACAATGAAATGCTTCCGCCGCAGGCAAAGAAAGTACAGGCTCTAAATAATCCCGTCCTGGGTTCTCAGCCCAAGAAATCCATTCTCAAGAAGACCAATTCCTTCAATCTCAAGGGATTCTCTCCACTGTCCCCACACAGCCCAGTCGCTACACCCTATTCCACAATCACCGGAAATGAGAGTCGCATCAGATCGGCCTTTGAGATCATCTTCAGGAAATCAGCTACACTGCAAGACGTTCAACCTGATCCGGAAGTTGGATCTCTGGGATCTCCATCGAGTCTTGGTCCGGATTCGGCTCCACTGAGCCCTAGTATCTCGAAGAAGGTACAACTGCCCAGGGAGAGGGTGATTGATATGTCACCGGAAGATCAGAAGATCTGGGAATTGGAGGAAATGGCTAAGCCAATTGATCTCACGGGTGCAAATGTACACATTGATCCTGCACCCTTTCAGCTCGTGGAGCGTACCTCACTCCTCAAGGTTCACTCACTATTCTCCATGGTGGGTATCAATCACGCTTACGTCACGAAGATCGGGAAGCTCGTAGGCGTCGTGGGACTCAAGGAG CTGCGACAAGCAATTGAGGAGGTCAACAGTGGAACAACTCCGTCAAAACCTCCGCAGGAAGAGGAGCTCGTATCAGTACCAGTGACCCCTCTGACGCCCCAAGAGGAGCCCCTGTTGCAGAAAAGCAATGTAAATGTCAACAATACAGTCTCCTCCATGGATTCTGCCCTCTCCAATTCCGACAATTGCTCAGACATCGAACTGGACAACATTGGGAATAGTGGTGCTAAAAAGAGGGCAGACTGA